From one Acidobacteriota bacterium genomic stretch:
- the bshB1 gene encoding bacillithiol biosynthesis deacetylase BshB1, with protein sequence MSDEALDVLAIGAHPDDAELGCGGTLALLAAQGRRVGLAHLTHGEMGTRGTAEERRREAEGAAQALGAVSLDFLDCGDGGLRTGPQEEDAVIQLLRRRRPRLVLGPSPSDRHPDHGRAHRLVAAAAFYAGLRRRGDGSAHRPAAVFSYMQHNPFEPRFIVDVTSAWETKLASLACYRSQLHLQVSGQVSGQVSGQVSGEEASPSDSVDRDPASQEPVTKVSTPEFALSVEGRARHFGQLIGAAFGEPFWSTLPLAVRDPLTVVPGGVL encoded by the coding sequence ATGAGCGACGAAGCATTGGATGTCCTCGCCATCGGCGCCCACCCCGACGACGCCGAGCTCGGCTGTGGCGGCACCCTGGCATTACTCGCCGCCCAGGGGCGCCGGGTCGGCCTGGCGCACTTGACCCACGGCGAGATGGGAACCCGGGGTACCGCCGAGGAGCGCCGCCGGGAGGCCGAAGGCGCCGCCCAGGCTCTGGGGGCGGTGAGCCTCGATTTTCTCGACTGCGGCGACGGTGGCCTGCGCACCGGACCGCAGGAGGAGGATGCGGTGATTCAGCTGCTGCGCCGCCGCCGGCCGCGGCTGGTCCTCGGCCCCTCGCCGTCGGATCGCCATCCGGACCACGGGCGGGCCCATCGGCTGGTGGCGGCGGCGGCTTTCTACGCCGGCCTGCGCCGCCGCGGCGACGGTTCGGCCCACCGGCCGGCGGCGGTCTTCAGCTACATGCAGCACAACCCCTTCGAGCCGCGGTTCATCGTCGACGTCACCAGTGCCTGGGAGACCAAGCTCGCCTCGCTTGCCTGCTACCGTAGCCAGCTGCACTTACAGGTCTCCGGGCAAGTCTCCGGACAAGTCTCCGGACAAGTCTCCGGAGAGGAAGCCTCCCCGAGCGACAGTGTGGATCGGGATCCGGCCTCCCAAGAGCCCGTGACCAAGGTCTCGACGCCGGAGTTCGCCCTTTCCGTCGAGGGGCGCGCCCGCCATTTTGGCCAGCTGATCGGAGCGGCCTTCGGCGAGCCCTTCTGGAGCACCCTGCCGCTGGCGGTGCGCGACCCGCTGACGGTTGTGCCGGGGGGAGTGCTGTGA
- the bshC gene encoding bacillithiol biosynthesis cysteine-adding enzyme BshC, with product MGQRSRRSLDLLTGDRLAAIPQALVTGSHHDLLDPLRLVVTPADANGIRPPAQVPDRRALAAELAECNQAYGHPRAAEMARKLEDPETLVVVTGQQPGLFGGPLYALSKALAAARWADWLSSQGRPAVAIFWVATEDHDYREVARSTFLTHDGLLDLELGDDRYPLLPVGMRNFGPEVTTALEQLADAIPGDRFAGWVETLGRWYKPVARFGEAFPRLLIHLLGERSPLMLDALLPALKRAQGPLMRRLVEVRQALDQALAAADEAVTAAGFDLQVQPQPGVSPLFALHGVERRRIEWLDDERYRLRGEEGEGRPVSDLLQALEDNPSAISPGVLARPALQDAVLGTALSVLGPGEVSYMAQASAVHRFLGLDGPATTLRPQTLVLESRQLQWMEELDIGLEELLGDQRELDRRLAENAGVDFVTPVAEQIGELLDGLKDPVTEVEANLAKPLQRTKDQALGALEQLAGKVAAAAARANEVQRRRVETLRQTVLPHGTPQERVLSTAHFPGKYRDALVEAYWQQLELDGRRLQVIEL from the coding sequence GTGGGGCAGCGATCCCGGAGGTCCCTCGATCTACTCACCGGCGACCGGTTGGCTGCCATCCCCCAGGCCCTGGTTACCGGTTCCCACCACGACCTCCTCGATCCCCTGAGGCTGGTGGTCACCCCCGCCGACGCAAACGGCATCCGTCCCCCGGCCCAGGTGCCGGACCGCCGAGCTCTGGCCGCCGAGCTGGCGGAGTGCAACCAGGCCTACGGCCACCCCCGGGCTGCCGAGATGGCGCGCAAGCTCGAGGACCCGGAAACCCTGGTGGTGGTCACGGGCCAGCAGCCGGGACTCTTCGGTGGCCCCCTTTATGCTCTGTCCAAGGCGCTGGCCGCAGCCCGCTGGGCGGATTGGTTGTCCAGCCAGGGGCGGCCGGCGGTGGCGATCTTCTGGGTCGCCACCGAGGATCACGACTATCGAGAGGTGGCTCGGAGCACCTTCCTCACCCACGACGGGCTTCTCGACCTCGAGCTGGGGGACGACCGCTACCCCCTGCTGCCGGTGGGCATGCGCAACTTCGGTCCCGAGGTCACCACGGCCCTGGAGCAGCTCGCCGACGCCATTCCCGGCGACCGCTTCGCTGGCTGGGTGGAGACCCTGGGCCGCTGGTACAAGCCCGTGGCTCGTTTCGGCGAGGCCTTTCCGCGGCTCTTGATTCACCTGTTGGGGGAGCGCTCGCCGCTCATGCTGGACGCTCTGCTCCCCGCCCTCAAGCGGGCCCAGGGGCCGCTGATGCGGCGGCTGGTGGAGGTGCGGCAGGCTCTGGACCAGGCGCTGGCGGCGGCGGACGAGGCGGTGACGGCGGCGGGCTTCGACCTCCAGGTTCAGCCCCAGCCGGGAGTCAGCCCCCTTTTCGCCCTCCACGGGGTGGAGCGGCGGCGCATCGAATGGCTGGATGATGAGCGCTATCGTCTGCGCGGCGAGGAGGGTGAGGGCCGGCCGGTGAGCGACCTGCTCCAGGCTCTGGAGGACAATCCCAGCGCCATCAGCCCCGGGGTGCTGGCGCGGCCGGCGCTCCAGGACGCGGTGCTGGGCACCGCCCTCTCGGTGCTCGGCCCGGGGGAGGTCTCCTACATGGCCCAGGCTTCGGCGGTGCATCGCTTCCTCGGCCTCGACGGTCCCGCCACCACCCTGCGTCCCCAAACGCTGGTGCTGGAAAGCCGTCAGCTGCAGTGGATGGAAGAGCTGGACATCGGTCTCGAGGAGCTCCTGGGAGACCAGCGGGAGCTCGACCGGCGCCTAGCGGAGAACGCCGGAGTGGATTTCGTCACCCCGGTGGCGGAGCAGATCGGGGAGCTCCTGGACGGATTGAAGGATCCGGTCACGGAGGTCGAAGCCAACCTGGCCAAACCCCTCCAGCGCACCAAGGATCAGGCCCTCGGGGCCCTCGAGCAACTCGCCGGCAAGGTGGCGGCGGCGGCGGCTCGGGCCAACGAAGTCCAGCGCCGGCGGGTGGAGACCCTGCGCCAGACGGTGCTCCCCCACGGCACGCCCCAGGAACGGGTGCTCTCCACAGCTCACTTCCCGGGCAAATACCGCGACGCCCTGGTCGAGGCCTACTGGCAGCAACTGGAGCTCGACGGCCGGCGCCTGCAGGTGATCGAGCTATGA
- a CDS encoding class I SAM-dependent methyltransferase — MIAAVAWYKEWFGADYLQLYSHRDRREAAAHVDFVEGQFVAAGGELHRPGAVLDLACGAGRHTEELLQRGYPALGVDLSLTLLAQRPELPRVGADMRNLPFAAGTFDWLLNFFTSFGYFEQERENFRVLEEVVRVLRPGGRYLIDFLNSDYVREHLQPRECVEKEGRLVNIERWYDPDARRINKRIRILGPDETPKTFLESVRAYSAEEVTIGLRWAGLEVDRLFGGFQGESFQHDSERLIIVGKKPA, encoded by the coding sequence ATGATCGCCGCCGTGGCCTGGTATAAAGAATGGTTCGGCGCGGACTATCTGCAGCTCTACTCCCATCGGGATCGACGGGAGGCGGCGGCCCATGTGGACTTTGTCGAGGGTCAGTTCGTCGCCGCCGGCGGCGAGCTACACCGGCCGGGGGCGGTGCTGGATTTGGCCTGCGGAGCCGGTCGGCATACCGAGGAATTGCTCCAGCGCGGCTATCCGGCCCTCGGCGTCGACCTCTCCCTGACTCTGCTGGCGCAGCGACCGGAGCTGCCGCGGGTGGGAGCGGATATGCGCAACCTACCCTTCGCCGCCGGCACCTTCGACTGGCTACTCAACTTCTTCACCTCCTTCGGATACTTCGAGCAGGAGCGAGAAAACTTCCGCGTCTTGGAGGAGGTGGTGCGGGTGCTGCGCCCCGGTGGCCGCTATCTCATCGACTTTCTCAACAGCGACTACGTGCGGGAGCATTTGCAGCCGCGGGAATGTGTGGAGAAGGAGGGGAGGTTGGTGAATATTGAGCGCTGGTACGATCCCGACGCTCGCCGCATCAACAAACGCATTCGAATTCTCGGCCCCGACGAGACCCCCAAAACCTTCTTGGAGAGCGTTCGGGCCTATAGCGCCGAAGAGGTGACCATCGGCCTGCGCTGGGCCGGCCTGGAGGTCGACCGGCTATTCGGCGGCTTCCAGGGAGAGAGCTTCCAGCATGACAGTGAACGACTCATCATCGTCGGAAAAAAACCAGCCTGA